DNA from Lentibacillus amyloliquefaciens:
TCTCACCCGGCATTGCCACAATATGCGGCAACGTTAATCGGGGTTCCGTTCTAAATCCTTAGAAAGGAGGTGATCCAGCCGCACCTTCCGATACGGCTACCTTGTTACGACTTCACCCCAATCATTGGCCCCACCTTCGGCGGCTGGCTCCTGAAAAGGTTACCTCACCGACTTCGGGTGTTGCCAACTCTCGTGGTGTGACGGGCGGTGTGTACAAGGCCCGGGAACGTATTCACCGCGGCATGCTGATCCGCGATTACTAGCGATTCCGGCTTCATACAGGCGAGTTGCAGCCTGCAATCCGAACTGGGAATGGTTTTATGGGATTGGCTTGGCCTTGCGGCTTCGCGGCCCTTTGTTCCATCCATTGTAGCACGTGTGTAGCCCAGGTCATAAGGGGCATGATGATTTGACGTCATCCCCGCCTTCCTCCGGTTTGTCACCGGCAGTCACCTTAGAGTGCCCAACTGAATGCTGGCAACTAAGATCAAGGGTTGCGCTCGTTACGGGACTTAACCCAACATCTCACGACACGAGCTGACGACAACCATGCACCACCTGTCACTCTGTCCCCGAAGGGAACACGGTATCTCTACCGCCATCAGAGGATGTCAAGACCTGGTAAGGTTCTTCGCGTTGCTTCGAATTAAACCACATGCTCCACCGCTTGTGCGGGCCCCCGTCAATTCTTTTGAGTTTCAGCCTTGCGGCCGTACTCCCCAGGCGGAGTGCTTATTGCGTTAACTTCAGCACTAAGGGGTGGAAACCCCCTAACACCTAGCACTCATCGTTTACGGCATGGACTACCAGGGTATCTAATCCTGTTCGCTACCCATGCTTTCGCACCTCAGCGTCAGTTACAGACCAGAGAGTCGCCTTCGCCACTGGTGTTCCTCCACATCTCTACGCATTTCACCGCTACACGTGGAATTCCACTCTCCTCTTCTGCACTCAAGTCCTCCAGTTTCCAATGACCGCCCGCGGTTGAGCCGCGGGATTTCACATCAGACTTAAAAGACCGCCTGCGCGCGCTTTACGCCCAATAATTCCGGACAACGCTTGCCCCCTACGTATTACCGCGGCTGCTGGCACGTAGTTAGCCGGGGCTTTCTGGTCAGGTACCGTCAAGGTACTGCCCTCTTCGAACAGCACGTGTTCTTCCCTGACAACAGAGTTTTACGATCCGAAAACCTTCATCACTCACGCGGCGTTGCACCGTCAGACTTTCGTCCATTGCGGATGATTCCCTACTGCTGCCTCCCGTAGGAGTCTGGGCCGTGTCTCAGTCCCAGTGTGGCCGATCACCCTCTCAGGTCGGCTACGCATCGTCGCCTTGGTAAGCTTTTACCTTACCAACTAACTAATGCGCCGCGGGCCCATCTGTAAGCGGCAGCCAAAGGCCGCCCTTTCAGCTCCTGGCCATGCGGCCATGAGCGTTATCCGGTATTAGCTCGCGTTTCCACGAGTTATCCCCGTCTTACAGGCAGGTTGCCCACGTGTTACTCACCCGTCCGCCGCTCGTTCCACAAGCGCACGCCCCGAAGGGCGATTGCCTGCTTCCCGCGCTCGACTTGCATGTATTAGGCACGCCGCCAGCGTTCGTCCTGAGCCAAGATCAAACTCTCCAAAAAAGTTTGTCCGAAATTGACACCGATCAATCTCAGTCTTAGCTTACAAAAATTGATTCAAGGGGTAAAAGTTTGCATCAAATCAGCTCAGCTGATTCGCCAACTTCTCACCTCTGACATCGTTTGTCATACTGGTTGTTTTGTTCAGTTTTCAAAGATCAATTATCCCGTCGCTATCTTTAGCGACAAAATATATTCTATCGTGGCAGCAACAAAATGTCAATAACTTTTTTCTTCGTTTTTTCCTCAAAAATCGATATTGTTTTGCTGACAACAAAAATTAATATAGCATAATAAATCTATGAGTTCAATAGAAAATCAAAAAAATGATAAATCAAATTACGTGTGATGAAAAAGCATGCACCGATTCACTTATTACTAGTTGATATTATTTGAGACAGCATGCCCCGTAACAGATACGCCTCAACTCTTTTCAAGGAAGTTTTGCAATCTCCCTGCTGCACTTAAATACATTAAATCTCGCCGCCGGTACGTTTCGGCATATACTTCATGCATTCCTCTTTGCTGGCGACCCGGCGATATAAATGAAAGATTGTATGATAACGCTCCTTCATCGCACTCTTTACCATTTGATCAATCCGATGATCTTCCATATCCAGCAGCAATTCTTCTAACTCACGTTTTATCAGATACTCCATTTCTTTTTGTTCCTGCTCATTAATCATAAACCCAAGCATGTTAACACCGACTTCCTATACCTTCATATATATTTTTCCTTTATGAATGTAATTTTTTTATTAACTAAAGCTCAGACACACCAAAGAAGCTTGTACAACATTTAATATTCCCCGTCATATAGATATTTTATCCGCCTTTTAATCATTTTTTGTTGTGTCTTTATTCTTAGCGTCGTTATATTTATCACAGCAGTTGAAACAATTCATGAGCCCGGACATACAAAAAGCCGGCCCAAAACTGATGCCCCGCTGCCGGTTTAGCTCTTGGGGGTCAGAAGATGTCATATGTGTTTTGCCTGCTTCTCCAATAATAAGTACCATTAAATCACTGACATTAAACCTCTAATTTCAAAAAAGATTTATCCTTTTTTAGGAAAGTTGCTGCGCCTCAAGCCAAAACCGCCCCCATCACCATGCATGCATACTCTAAAAAACTTTTCTTATTAAGGCTTGTTCATATTAAAGTATTTTGGTCATAGACTAAATTAAGGAATGTTTGAGAGGAATGGTGCCATGGATCATTTTTATGTGATGCGATTTGACAAATGGAAACGTTATGCAGTTGTCGTCTTGTTGGCTTTATTTGCTGCGATATTAATTTGGTTTGAACGGGACGGGACCTTTTCGGTGTTATCAAACAATGAACCGCAGGCATTGGCAAAAGGAAATGCTGAGGAACCGAACATTGCATTAACCTTTAATATCAGCTGGGGTGAAGAAAAGGTTGATGAGATCTTGGACAAACTGGAAGAACATCAGGTGCAATCTACATTTTTTGTCAGCGGTGAATGGGCTGAACGTCATCCGAAAATATTGGAAGACATAACGGAACAGGGGCATGAGTTAGGTATGCTCGGCTACCGTTATGAAAGCTATCTTGACCAGGAATTGGACGAGGTACGCAGTGATTTAACCGAGGCAAAAGATGTGTTCAATAAGCTCGGCTATGAGGATATCGACCTCTTGCGTCCGCCGAGTGGGCAGTTTAACGAAGAAATCATTGAATTAGCCGAAGATCAAGGTTATACCGTCACCCATTGGAATGTTAATCCAAATGATTGGGAAAATCCCGGGACCGACAACATTACAAATACGGTGATGGAAGAGACATCGAACGGCGATATTATCCTGATGCATGCATCTGATTCGGTGAAACAAACGGCAGAAGCTTTACAAACGATATTGCCGGGGCTTAAAAATAAAGATTTAAACTTTGTGAGCATCTCTGAATTGATCAATCAGGCTCATGCCGAGTCCAAACTTGCTGACTGAACGACATAACTTTAAGCAGCCTTCAGGGCCTCATCCGGTTTTATACCGGGAGAGGCCCTGTCTTAGGCCTTTATGCTTTCTTTGTTGATGCGTTTTTGTCAGAGGGACGGGAATTCTCACTGTTTGTCAGTTTGTGCAGGATAAGCAGCTGATATGTGTTGCACGCTAATAGCGGTATAATCATCAGCCAGGCATAATCGAAACCGCTCGTCCGCAATCCCGGCACCCATTCAAGCGATGTCATGACAACCATAAAAAACAATGCAGGAATAAACGCCCGCTGATGCGTTTCGCGGGCTTTGATTTTTGCAACAATCCAGCCAAACCCGAGAATCCCGGCTGCCATTAAAATAAACCATAATATGGAAATCCCTTCAGTGCTAGTGTATGGAAAATAAACCAGATCAAACACGACAAATGCAATCAAAAGCACCTGCACCGTTGGCCAAAATGTCCGGAACAGGTTGAGACCAAACCGGTGGATAAACAAATAAGCGAAGAAGCCAGTCTGACTAACGGCACTAAATACCAATCCTAAGCCAATAAAGAAGATAATGACTGATATTAGTTCAAGTCCATTAAAAGGATTCAGATTTTCTGTATAGAATGCAGGTTTGACAAAAAAACTCGTTACCAATCCCGTGATTCCACCAATCAGTAACGTTTTAAAAAACAAACCCACCAGCTTTCGAGTGTTCACGTTATTTTCCTCCTAGATATATGTTACATTCCCCTACATATTTTAGCATGAACAAACGTGTTTTTCCTCTCATAAATACATAATTCCCTTTTCTTTAACGCATAATAAGCGTGACAGGAAGGAGGATCTGAACCATGTTTCGGATGACTTTTATTTCCCTTTTCCTAATATCCGCGCTATTCATCTCCGGCTGTAATGGCGGCCAAGGAGCCTCCGGGGATGAGGCGAATTATGATACAACGAAAAAAATGGTCGTGGACATACTTCAGACAGAAGATGGCAAAAAAGCCCTCCAGGAAATCATGACTGATAAAAAAATGAAAGAACAGCTTGTTATGGATTCTGACGCTGTTAAACAATCGGTTGAATCCACATTAAGTTCAGATAAAGGCAAGGAAATGTGGAAGAAATTATTCGAAGACCCGAAGTTCGTTAAGACATTTTCAGATTCAATGGCAGAGGAACGGAAAAAGCTGATGAAAGATCTGATGAAGGATTCTGAATACCAGCAGCAAATGATTGATTTGCTGAAGGATCCTCAGATGACGAATCAGATGGTAAAAGTTATGAAAAGCCAGGAATTCAATAAACATTTGGAAGAAACCATACAAAAAACGCTTGAAACACCGCTCTTCCAAGAAAAAATAAGCGAAATTCTGTTAAAAGCTGCCGAAGAACAATCACAAGGCGGCGGTTCCGGTGGTTCCGGCGGATCTGGAGGCTCTGGCGAAGGAGGCGGCTCCGGAGGCAGCGGTGGAGGCGGCGGTTCCGGCAGTAGCAGCGGCGGAAGCTCATAAAGCGAAACTTCAATCAGTGGGAGCCTTTGCCCACTGATTGTTAGTTGAGCAGAATCGGGCATTAATGCGGGATAAAATCCTTCGCTGTTGCACCACCGCCCCGCTCCTCCACGACATCAAAAAAGAGGTGACCTCCGAAAGTACGATAACTTTTGGGGACACCTCAATGTAAAATACGCTTTAAGACGTCTTGTGCTCATTTATCTAAATCCATACATTCCGCTGCTCGAAACTGCGCCGCCTCAAAATTATCAGTCCTTGTTATCCCCCTTTTTGAACAAGTACTTTAAGCCTCTTCCATTTTAGCAACAATTTTCGATGCCATTTTATGGTATTCTTTCCCAAGTGGATGATCTTCCTGATAAACGGAAGGTGCAAATTCATCCTCATCTTCATATGGCTGCTGCAGAGGCAGATGGGCCAGCACTTTTGTTTCCAGAGCGTCGGCAAGCTTCTGTCCGCCGCCTTTGCCGAATACATACTCTTTTTCGCCGGTTTTTTTACTTTCATAATAAGCCATGTTTTCAATGACACCAAGAATTTCATGTTCTGTTTTGATTGCCATCTGGCCTGCGCGTGCTGCGACAAATGCTGCTGATGGATGTGGTGTTGAGACGATCACTTCTTTTGCTGACGGGATTAATTCGTGGACGTCCATGGCAATGTCCCCTGTCCCCGGTGGCAAATCAAGCAGCAAGTAGTCCAAATCGCCCCATTCGACTTCTTTGAAAAAGCTGTTCAGCATTTTCCCGAGCATTGGACCTCTCCAGATAATCGGTGAGTTATCTTCAACGAAAAAGCCCATTGAAATGACTTGTATACCAAAGCGCTCGACAGGGATGATTTTTTCACCGCGTACTTGCGGTCTGTTTTCAATGCCCATCATATCCGGAACACTGAAACCATAAATGTCTGCATCGATAATTCCGACTTTTTTGCCTAAACGCATTAATGACATTGCCAGGTTCACGGTTACCGTTGATTTGCCGACACCGCCTTTTCCGCTGGCAATTGCAATGAAGTTAGGCTGTTTGCTGACACCGAGTAATGACTTTTCTTTTTCGGCTTCTGCTGAAGGCTGAAATTTCTGAATGACTTCATCAGGCAACTGTTCGAACCGAAGCCCGACAGTTGATACGCCGTTTTTCTTCAAAAGGGCAACAATTTCCTGCTGCAGGTCCATCTGTTCAGCTGTATTTGTTTTAGCGATGCCAACTTTAACACTGACATGCTTTTTATCTTCTTTAATACTGATGCTTTTGACGCCGTCTGTTTCCCCAAGTGTTTTATGTAAAAATGGATCGTTGACAGAGTTAAGCAATTCCTGAATTTCTTCTTTTGATAGCACGGTAAGTCACCATTCCTTTCCTAGCATATATACAACGTATCATCTTGAAAATTTGCATACAACGCTAGTATAACACAAATCACATAAATTCTAAGTGATAAGAATCATGGATGGTGCGTGCTTTTTTATTCGTCGGGCTCTTCTGTTGCATATCGGAGAATCCCCTCATATATACTTCCGGCCATTTTGCGCTGATATTCGTCATCTTTCAGTTGTTCCCGCTCCGGTTCATTTGATAAAAAGCCAATTTCCACCAAGGCTCCCGGCACTTCGGCATGTTTCAACAAGTAAACGTTATCGAGTGACAAAGACTCACGGGAGGTGTTTTTCAAATTACGGGTCACCTCGTCCTGAATCATCTCAGCCAGATGCTTGCTTTTTCCTTCTTTAGGGTGGTAAAACGTCTGAGCGCCGTGCCATTTTTCCGAGGACAAGGCATTTAAATGAAGCGTCACAAAAAAATCAGCTTCCTGATCATGAATAAATTGCAGCCGCTGGCGAATATCTTCGGCTTTCCGGCGTGAGAGGCCTTTGGTATCATCTGAAGCCAAATCTGTATCCTCCTCCCGCGTCAAATAGACAAGCGCACCTGACTGCTGCAAGTAATCACGCATTTTCCGGGCAACTGCCAGCGCAATGTCCTTTTCAAGTGTCTCGTCTTCTCCGACAGCCCCGCCGTCCGGACCGCCGTGACCCGGGTCGATGACGATCGTTTTGCCTGATAATGGCAATGACCACCTCTCCCATGTCGTGTCTGTCTGCTGGATCGGGTATTGGATAAGAAATGCCAAAATAACAAAACCCGCTGCCCAGAGCAATATTTTCCAAAATCGTCCCATACCCCTCGCCCCTTATTATTATGCTTTTTCTATTGTATGGGACGAGTTTGTCGTTTATGATAAGGTAAAGTGAAACTAACATTCAGTGAAACGGTTTTCTTCACTGAATGTTAGTTGAACAGAATCGGACATTTAAGAGAAGTTAGCCGCTGTTCTTCGGCGGTTTACTGACCTTTACATGCGGGAAAAAACAAGGTAATGTTAAAGTGAGACTTCATTCAGCGGAATTGATTTTATTTAGCAGCTTGCATATTCAACCGGAATGAAAGTAATATCGACCGAATCGCGCTAAGACATAGTTAACCGAGGTGGCAGAAGCAGTGAACTTAAGAGTTTCTGCAATACTCAAACAAAAGTGACGGTCAAGGAAACACATGGTGAATCCGTGATATTCTATAAGCAACAATATCTGCGAAAAGACAAATACAGTCAATTGGAAGGAGAATAATAAATGGATTGGGCAGGAATTGGCGTCATCGTAATTGGAATTGCATTGCTTGCAGTGGCGGGACTTTTGGTCAAGCCGCTCACTAAACTGACCGAAGTGCTGACAGGGGTGAAAGAAACGACGAACGCACTCCCGAATCAAATCGCGGATGTAATGGATCAAACTAAAACCGCACTGAATTCGGCAAATGGCACACTTAAACAGGTGAATGAGCAAGTTGATAAACTTAAACCTCTAACACAGCTCGCCTACAGCATTGGAATGGCACTGCAGAACCTTTTCAAAACACTTACAAAAATCAACGATGACATGCGGGCAAAAACCGATAATCCGACAATGCGTCGCTACAATCTTGAAAGTATTTACGGTGTGATGGCATTAGGTTATACGGTATACGAACGGCAAAAAGCGAATAAAAGTGAATAAATAAATAATCCCCTGATTTTTCAGGGGATTATTTATTGTCGTCTTTTTTCTTTGATTTTTTTCTATTCCAGCTGAAGTTTGCTAAAGGAGTCGTCATTTTTCTGGACATTTCGCCGACATCATTCACCATGTAAAACAGCGGACTGATTGTGCGCAATTTGTCGTTCACTTCCGAAATGGTGACATTTGTCTGATTAAGCAGCTGGCCGGTCTCCCGAAATATGTCGTCCAGTTGATCCGGCATTTGTTCGACTGTTTTCTCAACACCGCGGAGCACATTTGCCAGATTATTTAACGTCCAGGACAAGTAAACAGCAATGACTATAAAAGCAATTCCGATCAGCATGACACCGATACCTGTTAAACTCATATACAACCCTCATTTCCTGTAATTACGTGATTTAAATTTTATTTCATTTTCTTATAAAGCTTGTACGCCACATCGGCCCATTTGAATGTTTCAATCAGCTTATTGCGATTCTTCGGTGTCTGGTAAGGTGATGCCTTCTCCGTTTGTGCGTCCATATACAGTCCGCCTTCATTGACGGATACCCCAACATTTTCCAGCGTCATAACCATGCTATCCACAGCTTCCATCTTATCCTGCAGCTCATCAATCGTTTTGCCGGTCTCATTCACGGTTTTCCGCAGTTCCGGTGTGATATAGTGCAGTTTTTCCTCGACTTCTCCCAGCGTTTTGCCGAGGCTTTCCACCATAGTGGCTGTACGCTTCAATACGAGGGAAGCATAGACGGCTACAAGAGCAAATGCCAGCGCGCACATGAAAACTCCTATGTAGACAAAATCCATTTATTATGCCCCTCCTTTTTGACCCATCATTTCAAAATATGACAAAGTGCTGTAATATATAATATTATTTTCCCTGTTTAGCGCGATAATAATCCTACTATGAAATATCTTTTCCAGTCTACATTACCATATTTCCCAAAATCTTGCCATTCTATATCCCCCAGCTCCAGCGGGGTTATGAACGTGGCACCGTCACGGAATTGATCTTTATCTGAATCGGCAATCATTTCACCTGGTTCCGCTCCCTCAGTTACCTCAGTCAAATCATCCATTTCAATACCGGTTTCCACAGGCTGTTTAGCAAGGAGACCGCTGCTTGTCATTTTCCACAAATCCCCGTCGAAAAGATGGTCATCTCTTACTGCTGTTGCCTCAGAGGATTTATTGGTCGTAATCGTTAGATCGGCATGATAGCCGGGCAGCAAGTTTTCCTCAGCGGACTGTTCTGTCTCTTCTGATTCGGCAGCTGATTCCTCATTTTCCTGTGATGAGTCTGATTCCTGAATGTCCATGGAATTTTCTGTTCCGTCAGATTCAGCGGCCTCATCTGGTGATATCTGGTCTTCTGCAGCATCATTTTCAGGCGTTTCTTGTTGTTCTGTGTCTTCCGATTCACCTTCCAGACTGGTTGTGAACGGATAAATACTCAATCCGTTAACCGTGGTCGTCTCAGGGGTATCACTGACTTCATTTAAAGTTCCTTCGAGGACCGTGTCATTTTCCCTGACAGCCACTTCGACAGGCATTTCCGCTTCAACTTTCATCCGTTCGTTTTCCTTCAATTCACCCTCTGCCTGCAGTTCCAAACTCCGGATTGTGACAACCGGGTTATCCAGTGATTCGGTCACATCGGTCACCTCACCCTGATACGGGCTTTCGACGGTGACTGTTTCACCTGTCGTCTCCAATTCAGAGATTTGTGCCTGAACACTGTCAAGTTCGGCCTCCTTTTGTGCCAATTCATTTTCTTTTTCCGCCAAATATTGTTCTTTCATATAGTTGGCTTCAACCGATTGACTTGTCATATTCAATGTGCCGTTGTCGCCTTCAAGTTCCGTTTCCATGTCTGTTTGCGGTATAGGATAGGCCGAAATCGATGCAAGCGATTGTTCAATTGCCTGAATTTCGCCATTCAATTGCTGCTGCTTCGATTCCAGCTCGGTCATTGTTTCATAGTAATTGTCTGTCTTGTAAGTGAACAAGTCATCACCGGGGTTGACGTTCGCACCTTCTTCAACGAGAAATTCGTCAAAACTCCCCTGATTCTCGTCGAAATAGATATTATTTTCTTCAGCAGGAGACAGAACCCCGGCTGTTTCGACCGTTTCATACATATCTTTTATGACCGCAGAAGACCAGTCTTCAACATATGACAGCCGAGGAACTTTTTCGACATCATCCAAATAAACAAGCAAACTATTAATACCAATGAATAAAATAACAGCTGTTAATAAAAGTTTTCTGCGCTTCATCCAAACCACCCGCTTATCAAATGACTATCGAGAAAAGCTAAAGCCGAGACCCCGGCCCAGTCAAGAATATGTATGCCAATGACACTCACCCAGAGCCACACGCGATTGATATCTGACATAAACCCGACAAATTTCACCTGAAACCAGATAATCCATAACTGGAACAATGAAATGGCCCCAAAGAAAAAGATGACCCAGGAGAGATCGGTGAAATAAGATGTTATAATGCCAAATGCCCATGGCGACGCAAACCAGTCAAGCCCGGCATAAACGGCAAGGGGAATCCATAAAACCCGCTCAATCAGCATGACCAAGAAGACGATTTGCTGCATAACGAGCAATTTCTTATATGGGATCTCCGTAATGGCATAAAAAAACAATGATGGGATGAATAATATCAATAAAGCAAATGCGGCAGCAAACGTCATCCGCCCCAGCACGAACCACACTTTGCCCGCCTCATACTCAAACACACTCAGTGCCGCGGCTTCAGACGAAATGATATCTGAACCGATGCCAAGAATCGCCATCCAGGCATAAACACCCGCACTGGCGAGCACCAATAACGCGCAAAGTTTCCACAGATTTTTCAGCGTCTCTGCCCGTTTAAGTGTATATAAGTGGTCCTCAATCGGAAAGAAGAATTTTGCCAGATTTACACGATAAAGCATGAACGACATTCCTTTAGTCAGTATTTAGTTACATATGTATGCTCTCTATTTTAACGTACTCTGACAAAATATCATACTAAAATTTTATCATTTTTGACATTATAGGTGATAGTTCCCAGATGTTTAATAAAAATCAGGGAAAAAGGTTTGCCGGACCGGAATGATATTTTCCAGCTGTTTAATCTCTTCCGGTGGGCCATCAATAAGACCGGCATGATATAATTCCACCGGCCGCTTGTACCCGATCAGCATAGCTGTAAGCGGCTGAATCCGGCAGTAAACGCTATTTTTCAGTCCCGCATTTGAGCGAGTGTGTACAACATTTGAACCGAATCCGGTGTGCGTCAGCTGATAAACACCATTATTCTCCGGCAAAAATGAATCCTCGACATAGAGCGTTACCGGTTCTGTTAAGCCGTTCTTAAATGGATAGTCTTCCAGAAATCCTTTAACATCGACAATACGCGCCATGAAATATGGATTGATTTTCTGTTCAAATCTTGGTTCCTCGACAAGCAACGGAAGATTGTCATTTTCCGGAACAACCATTTCGACGGTTTCCGCCATTGAGTCATGGTTAGCAATAAATTGCATCAGCAGCTTTCGAGCATTAAGCGAGTTATAAACAAACTCGTGAACGAACACTTTCTCCTGTTTTACTTTATAAAGGAGGTATCCTTCAGCCTTGCCCTCTGAGCTGAAGGCAACTGCCTTGTGCCATTTCTCTTTTAACACACGCTGCTCCCACCATTTCTCATCACGTGTGAGCGTTCCGTTGAAGTTCCCGGCATATTCAGTATAAACGTCGTGTAAAAGCGCAGTATCGTCCTGTATGCGGTACACACTGCCCTCAGCTTTCCAATCCCCCTTTAACCTCTCCAGCGGGATTGTATAGACTTTTTCTGAAAATGCATGCTCCCAGCCGTACTTCCGGTAAAACGCAAATGAAAATGGGTGTAGAAAGGAAATGGTCTGGCCTTGCTTTTTCATTGATTGCAGTGCATGCTGCAGTAACTGCTTTACCGCTCCCTGACGCCGAAATTCAGGCCATGTTGCAACAGAACTGACACCGCCCATGTCAAAAGTTTTACCATTTATGTAACAAGTAAGCGGGATAAGGTGCAGTTTAGCCGCCAGCTGATTATCTTCCATCCATCCCCAGATGATGTGCCGTTCTGCTTCTTCTTTTTTCTGTTTCAATGCCTCTTCTGACAAATCATACTGAAAAGCAAATTGCGACAACGCAAAAATCTCATCAGCATTTTCTTTGAGGTTCAGCCGTTTAATATCGCCCATAATTGAAGGTTCTCCTTTCTCAGTCTGATTCCAGTATATATATAATACAACGCTTCTTCATCAAATGAAATGGATAGTGCCATACTGCGGCCATAAATTCACGGCAGAAATTCATACAATCCGCCTACCTTACTTGTCAATAGAAAAAGCTCCCCTCCCAGCAAGGGAAAGAGAGCTTTAAAAATAGATTTCTTAACGTTTTGAGAACTGTGGTGAACGGCGCGCGCTTTTAAGACCGTATTTCTTACGCTCAGTTGCACGGGAGTCACGCGTCAGGTAGCCTTCGCGCTTAAGCGTTGCACGATACTCAGGATCTGCTTCCAAGAGCGCGCGTGCAATACCGTGTCGAATTGCCCCTGCCTGTCCTGTGAAGCCTCCGCCATCTACATTAACAAGCACGTCATAAGTGCCTTCTGTTTCAGTCGCATTAAGCGGCTGATTCAGAATAATGCGTTGCGTTTCATATGGGAAATAGTCTTCTGCATCACGTTTGTTAATTACAACACGACCGGTCCCTGGAACAAGACGGACACGTGCAGTTGAACGTTTACGGCGTCCGGTGCCGTAGTATTGAACTTGTGCCAAATTGGTTTACCTCCTTTTATTATCCGCGAAGCTCGTATGCTTCCGGTTTTTGTGCTTGATGATTGTGCTCAGAACCTCTGTACACGTGCAACTTCTTGGCCATTTTTCGTCCTAATGGGCCTTTAGGAAGCATGCCGCGGACAGTTGTTTCCATCATTTTTTCCGGATGGCTGCGAAGCATTTCATTGGCTGAACGTGCTTTCAGACCACCTGGATGGTTTGAATGACGATAGTACATTTTGTCAGTCAATTTCTTGCCTGTCAGTTCTACTTTATCGGCGTTAATTACGATGACATGGTCACCGGTATCAGCGTGTGGTGTGTAAGTTGGTTTATGCTTTCCGCGAAGGACTGCAGCAACTTCACTTGCTAAACGGCCAAGACGTTTGCCTTGGGCATCCACAACAAACCATTTGCGTTCTATTGTTTGCTCATTTGCCATGAACGTTGTGCGCATGGTGTTTCCCTCCAATTACATTCATTTCGTTTCAGTAGTCGTTTTTTCATTTCGTATATTTCATCACAATTAGTTTCCGGGGCTAATCGTGGTTTAGAAATAAAATGCCACAAATCATCATATACCAGAAGCACATGAATGTCAAGCTTTGCGGGCGGTTTTTTAAATAAATAAAAGCTGTTCTCTAAGTTTCTAACGCAAAATTCATATAATGCGAAGTAACTTTAGGTATGAGTTGGTGCGTC
Protein-coding regions in this window:
- a CDS encoding KinB-signaling pathway activation protein, with protein sequence MNTRKLVGLFFKTLLIGGITGLVTSFFVKPAFYTENLNPFNGLELISVIIFFIGLGLVFSAVSQTGFFAYLFIHRFGLNLFRTFWPTVQVLLIAFVVFDLVYFPYTSTEGISILWFILMAAGILGFGWIVAKIKARETHQRAFIPALFFMVVMTSLEWVPGLRTSGFDYAWLMIIPLLACNTYQLLILHKLTNSENSRPSDKNASTKKA
- a CDS encoding DUF948 domain-containing protein, translated to MDFVYIGVFMCALAFALVAVYASLVLKRTATMVESLGKTLGEVEEKLHYITPELRKTVNETGKTIDELQDKMEAVDSMVMTLENVGVSVNEGGLYMDAQTEKASPYQTPKNRNKLIETFKWADVAYKLYKKMK
- a CDS encoding Mrp/NBP35 family ATP-binding protein, with product MLSKEEIQELLNSVNDPFLHKTLGETDGVKSISIKEDKKHVSVKVGIAKTNTAEQMDLQQEIVALLKKNGVSTVGLRFEQLPDEVIQKFQPSAEAEKEKSLLGVSKQPNFIAIASGKGGVGKSTVTVNLAMSLMRLGKKVGIIDADIYGFSVPDMMGIENRPQVRGEKIIPVERFGIQVISMGFFVEDNSPIIWRGPMLGKMLNSFFKEVEWGDLDYLLLDLPPGTGDIAMDVHELIPSAKEVIVSTPHPSAAFVAARAGQMAIKTEHEILGVIENMAYYESKKTGEKEYVFGKGGGQKLADALETKVLAHLPLQQPYEDEDEFAPSVYQEDHPLGKEYHKMASKIVAKMEEA
- the cwlD gene encoding N-acetylmuramoyl-L-alanine amidase CwlD produces the protein MGRFWKILLWAAGFVILAFLIQYPIQQTDTTWERWSLPLSGKTIVIDPGHGGPDGGAVGEDETLEKDIALAVARKMRDYLQQSGALVYLTREEDTDLASDDTKGLSRRKAEDIRQRLQFIHDQEADFFVTLHLNALSSEKWHGAQTFYHPKEGKSKHLAEMIQDEVTRNLKNTSRESLSLDNVYLLKHAEVPGALVEIGFLSNEPEREQLKDDEYQRKMAGSIYEGILRYATEEPDE
- the pdaB gene encoding polysaccharide deacetylase family sporulation protein PdaB encodes the protein MDHFYVMRFDKWKRYAVVVLLALFAAILIWFERDGTFSVLSNNEPQALAKGNAEEPNIALTFNISWGEEKVDEILDKLEEHQVQSTFFVSGEWAERHPKILEDITEQGHELGMLGYRYESYLDQELDEVRSDLTEAKDVFNKLGYEDIDLLRPPSGQFNEEIIELAEDQGYTVTHWNVNPNDWENPGTDNITNTVMEETSNGDIILMHASDSVKQTAEALQTILPGLKNKDLNFVSISELINQAHAESKLAD
- a CDS encoding DUF948 domain-containing protein; protein product: MSLTGIGVMLIGIAFIVIAVYLSWTLNNLANVLRGVEKTVEQMPDQLDDIFRETGQLLNQTNVTISEVNDKLRTISPLFYMVNDVGEMSRKMTTPLANFSWNRKKSKKKDDNK
- a CDS encoding DUF948 domain-containing protein, coding for MDWAGIGVIVIGIALLAVAGLLVKPLTKLTEVLTGVKETTNALPNQIADVMDQTKTALNSANGTLKQVNEQVDKLKPLTQLAYSIGMALQNLFKTLTKINDDMRAKTDNPTMRRYNLESIYGVMALGYTVYERQKANKSE
- the gerD gene encoding spore germination lipoprotein GerD — translated: MFRMTFISLFLISALFISGCNGGQGASGDEANYDTTKKMVVDILQTEDGKKALQEIMTDKKMKEQLVMDSDAVKQSVESTLSSDKGKEMWKKLFEDPKFVKTFSDSMAEERKKLMKDLMKDSEYQQQMIDLLKDPQMTNQMVKVMKSQEFNKHLEETIQKTLETPLFQEKISEILLKAAEEQSQGGGSGGSGGSGGSGEGGGSGGSGGGGGSGSSSGGSS